In one Lycorma delicatula isolate Av1 chromosome 5, ASM4794821v1, whole genome shotgun sequence genomic region, the following are encoded:
- the LOC142324620 gene encoding uncharacterized protein LOC142324620, with the protein MLDNLFYRCSTPPKTFHEEFNLNGNQCVQSRIKLDDFNNKNSFCCVSCDKLFHLKSELDHHLRSKCCDKIVKCKCSDISLSNVTLKARVKKIIHTVNSNKTDDKEKFICADCTECYYRKHDLEQHIRIKHLPSGFSCDCGKKFNRRVCLEFHKERQHKENYVLKDLYCHRCNIYFKNELELKKHNVDNKCSNEFVAIKLDANNQLNSLERIGSNKEVFSDCSVNSEDIRRHLDVPQESEKNEKQVFPCTICGHKYSRKFDMLKHRVKSHSEEQRANDPFELTVLKKKKNSTEKKVQCNDCGKLYVRKRDLMKHQQRKHLGGSNTNMSVRTIDHMNVDVLKGAEMEINGSIIYHCSLCGKNIMTKRGYIRHVRIHTGERPFTCHICGKQFRSSTDLTRHLRCVHDGIKNYSCDICGRCFANKGTRNDHRRIHTGERPYVCDICGKAFPTPNSIYVHRRIHTDYFPHQCTSCDKRFRRRQQLVHHVRTHTGEKPHACEICGKCFGVKDELSRHRLTHSTEKPHACPLCGLCFGQKRYLKNHIRTHHGDLTVKT; encoded by the coding sequence ATGctggataatttattttacaggtgCTCCACTCCACCAAAAACATTTCATGAGGAATTTAATTTGAATGGAAATCAGTGCGTCCAATCAAGAATTAAACTcgatgattttaataataaaaattcattttgttgtgTAAGTTGTGATAAGTTATTCCATCTAAAAAGTGAATTGGACCATCATTTAAGATCTAAGTGTTGcgataaaatagtaaaatgtaaatgtagtgaTATTTCTCTTAGTAATGTTACGTTGAAAGctcgtgttaaaaaaattattcatacagtTAATTCAAATAAGAcagatgataaagaaaaatttatttgtgctGATTGTACTGAATGTTATTATAGAAAGCATGATTTAGAGCAGCATATTAGAATAAAACATCTACCTTCTGGATTTTCTTGTGATtgtggtaaaaaatttaataggcgtgttTGTCTTGAATTTCATAAAGAAAGACAACATAAAGAGAACTATGTACTAAAAGATTTATATTGTCatagatgtaatatttattttaaaaatgaattagaattaaagaaacataatgtcgataataaatgttcaaatgaATTTGTAGCAATTAAACTGGATgcaaataatcaattaaatagtTTAGAGAGAATTGGCAGCAATAAGGAAGTATTTTCAGATTGTTCGGTTAATAGTGAGGATATTAGAAGACATTTGGATGTTCCTCAGGAGagtgaaaagaatgaaaaacaagTTTTCCCTTGTAccatttgtggtcataaatattCTCGTAAATTTGATATGTTGAAACATCGTGTTAAGTCGCATTCTGAAGAACAAAGGGCTAATGATCCTTTCGAGTTAacagtcttaaaaaaaaagaaaaacagtacaGAAAAGAAAGTACAGTGTAATGATTGTGGAAAATTATATGTTCGTAAAAGAGATTTAATGAAACATCAGCAAAGAAAACATCTTGGAGGATCAAATACAAATATGAGTGTAAGAACTATTGATCATATGAATGTTGATGTATTAAAGGGGGCTGAAATGGAGATAAATGGTAGCATTATTTATCACTGTAGTTTatgtggaaaaaatataatgacaaaaCGTGGATACATTCGTCATGTTAGGATTCATACCGGAGAAAGACCTTTTACGTGCCATATTTGTGGGAAGCAATTTAGATCATCGACAGATCTAACAAGACATCTAAGATGTGTGCATgatggtataaaaaattatagctgTGATATTTGTGGTCGTTGTTTTGCAAATAAAGGTACTAGAAATGATCATAGAAGAATTCACACAGGTGAACGACCTTATGTATGTGATATTTGTGGTAAAGCATTCCCGACCCCGAATTCTATTTATGTACATAGAAGAATTCATACAGATTATTTTCCTCATCAGTGCACTTCATGCGATAAACGCTTTCGAAGACGGCAACAGCTAGTACATCATGTTAGGACTCATACTGGCGAAAAACCTCATGCTTGTGAAATTTGTGGTAAATGCTTTGGTGTTAAAGATGAACTTTCAAGACATCGACTTACTCACTCGACTGAAAAACCACATGCTTGCCCTCTTTGTGGATTGTGTTTTGGTCAGAAACGTTATTTAAAGAATCACATTAGAACACATCATGGTGATCTAACAGTAAAAAcatag